In Melospiza melodia melodia isolate bMelMel2 chromosome 11, bMelMel2.pri, whole genome shotgun sequence, the following proteins share a genomic window:
- the CTBS gene encoding di-N-acetylchitobiase, giving the protein MGRPWGGWLLPVGLLQLLGPAGACPCRDPRLCQPVTGPAGFEVFVFDVGKEAWKSYDWSKITTVAAFGKYDPELVCYAHSKGARVVLKGDVPLQEIVDPAKRAAWISQQVDLAKKQYMDGINLDIEQEVNETSPEYYALTELVKETTDAFHREIAGSQVTFDVAWSPACIDKRCYNYTGIADACDFLFVMSYDEQSQIWTDCVAKANAPYLQTLVGYEEYIAMGIDPKKLVMGVPWYGYDYVCQNLSTEHVCSLPKVPFRGAPCSDAAGSQVPYAAIMKQVNSSLSGLLWDQVQKAPFYEYKDSVGQFHQVWFDDPHSISLKAAYVKSRGLRGIGTWNGNSLDYSREAAAEQQTQAMWQALTP; this is encoded by the exons ATGGGGCGGCCGTGGGGCGGGTGGCTGCTGCCCGTCggtctcctgcagctgctgggccctgccggCGCCTGCCCCTGCCGGGACCCGCGGCTGTGCCAGCCCGTCACGGGCCCCGCCGGCTTCGAG GTATTCGTGTTTGATGTGGGGAAGGAAGCCTGGAAATCCTATGACTGGTCCAAAATTACCACTGTGGCGGCTTTTGGGAAGTACGATCCTGAGCTCGTGTGCTATGCCCACTCCAAAGGCGCGAGGGTAGTACTGAAAG GTGATGTACCTCTTCAGGAAATTGTTGATCCTGCTAAAAGAGCAGCATGGATATCCCAACAGGTGGATCTTGCAAAAAAGCAGTATATGGATGGAATTAACTTAGATATAGAGCAAGAAGTTAATGAAACCTCCCCTGAGTATTATGCATTGACCGAACTTGTTAAAGAAACTACAGATGCTTTTCACAGAGAAATAGCTGGATCACAG GTAACCTTTGATGTGGCTTGGTCTCCAGCATGCATAGATAAAAGGTGCTACAACTACACTGGGATTGCAGATGCCTGTGACTTCTTATTTGTGATGTCATATGATGAACAGAGCCAGATCTGGACAGACTGTGTTGCAAAAGCCAATGCTCCTTACCTGCAGACTTTAGTTG GATATGAAGAGTACATTGCTATGGGCATTGATCCTAAGAAGCTTGTGATGGGTGTCCCCTGGTATGGCTATGACTATGTCTGCCAAAACCTATCCACG gagcatgtttgttCCCTCCCCAAGGTGCCTTTCCGTGGGGCTCCCTGCAGTGACGCTGCGGGGAGCCAGGTGCCCTACGCAGCCATCATGAAGCAGGTGAACAGTTCTctctcagggctgctgtgggatcagGTGCAGAAGGCTCCATTTTATGAGTACAAG GATTCTGTTGGTCAGTTCCACCAGGTATGGTTTGATGACCCTCACAGCATCTCTCTAAAAGCAGCATATGTGAAGAGTCGAGGCTTAAGGGGCATTGGCACGTGGAATGGAAATAGTCTTGACTATTCCAgggaagctgcagcagaacaACAAACTCAAGCAATGTGGCAAGCTCTGACACCATAA
- the LOC134423116 gene encoding vitellogenin-A2-like, whose amino-acid sequence MKGLILALVLALVEGQKQDLEPVFHMGKTYLYSYESIIMHGFPDRSMAMAGLRLASKVEISRVSLSEHLLQIRSPKLEEHNGFWPIDSFTPSSRLSETIAACLSQPFKFEYTEGRVGSIFAPEDCPVLCTNLARGVLNTLQITIKKTQNVYELQEAGIEGICQTRYVIQDDSMNKRATVSKSKDLTDCQDKAVRNLGMAYVRPCPTCALKARNIKGTVTSTYKIRYDDSGASLMSAMSDQVYQISPFNEPNGAAVVEVRQELSLVGTKRPPLSEPTVQLHKQGSLRYHFSGELLQMPIPLLRIKNPDLQLTETLRQLVENNEKGATKEAIAKFLQVIQLFRVATLDQIESLWLQFVKELPYRPWFLSAICAAGATDTFRFLKQKIHDKKLNIWEAAVTLPLAFHFVTPNIKTLEIASSFLTCPQIQKVLMHRIIVYLGYGSMVNKYCAHALLCPNELLQPLHDLATEATSRGDAKDMSLALKAMGNAGEPASIKRILKFLPTFSAAAASLPNRIHVDAVLALRKIARKDPAKVRELTLQVFMDSTLAPNVRMVACVVLFETKPALPTVTALATSLLTEPSLQVASFAYSHMKALAAGRIPQLHKLSAACNVAIKLLGPRLDRLSYRYSKVIQISDYSFQYQAGAIWRVYLMNSPSTMFPSDIITKVRGYYANTAMDIIEVAFRSQGLTKLLRKQNIPFADYDTYKTLKELGKSFLGWKELPPEDPLVSAYIKVFGQEIAFADIDKEAIQQTMMSLTGSSDWQPVVKKVVEEVQRGISGRWTLPVLVAEMRHIVPTVAGLPLELGLCGATVAQAAADVDVKLSPPVSDNFKPSQLWESKTDIHADIRPKAYFHMIAMMGINTQYFQSGFEYHAEFSANTTMKFDARINMKEKNLKIETLPCHQEVELAAARSEVYAISRNMEEVNSEKKSQIFPKGEIPSISDQESTEGSSKPGGWKQSSMPNAISKGYQKGPEEIRHNNAGRRFHTRRFCKKFESLGCSTCLSLKSQNSASLRNTYLHELYEEFEAKIILKPVRTDADIDKIQLEVQAGPKAASKIIEVSSSGSKEEGEAAPYEDIQAKLKKILGIEEVLMAANKTRRRTKRINREYNTEHTGLWAEPSTPHLSSSSSSSAASSAEGREPGDHHRKDERRQSGQQRGSRSSSGSSAGSTACSSSSSQEDHSGDRHCSGDREYSNQQANPPVYQLLFKPVDEQDTGGEILNISISSSSSSASDEDFSRAISQPEFLGDRKPPILAAVLRAIYRNKQPTGFQLVLYTDTQPKRWRIQMFGSSITGPSRWKLCADASVINYRKISGSLKWGKNCQDYQIATQIAAGQFAAYPAMQMKLEWLKVPSIIRTTARWFYSFLPGAAYLLGFSQRQQLSPSHQATLVMALTSPRTCDVVFKLPELTIYDTAISLPLPVPSHPGTAISASPSSGWKGFSQATFSLIESLKGHCTVFQNKITTFNGVEFNYSMPVKCYHVLVQDCSPELKFLVTVKRLEEAADLIAVNVRVASHEIDMYVSNGLIQLKINGVQAPKDFPYTSNTAASMLLSSEKKGLTLKAPDYGIDKIYYDGHRLEIQVAFWMAGKTCGICGKYDAEIEREYQTPSGYLAKDAVSFGHSWIVSEDPCTGACKLQHKLVKSEKPLSFEKAAEKCFSVEPVLRCVKGCSATQTVSVSVGFHCVPADSALSLDGQLRLDQKSEDVVSSVSAHTACSCQQQCPA is encoded by the exons CTGGCCCATTGACTCCTTCACTCCGTCTTCGAGGCTCTCAGAAACCATTGCTGCCTGTCTCAGCCAGCCCTTTAAGTTTGAATACACTGAAGGAAGGGTTGGGAGTATTTTTGCCCCTGAGGACTGTCCTGTTCTGTGCACTAACCTAGCGAGAGGGGTTCTGAACACGCTGCAGATAACCATCAAAAAGACACAAAATGTGTATGAGCTACAGGAG GCTGGGATTGAAGGCATCTGCCAAACCAGATACGTTATCCAGGACGACAGCATGAATAAACGTGCCACAGTTTCCAAAAGCAAGGACCTGACAGACTGCCAGGACAAAGCAGTGAGGAACCTGGGGATGGCCTACGTGCGGCCCTGCCCCACCTGCGCCCTG AAAGCCAGAAACATTAAGGGCACGGTGACATCCACCTACAAGATCAGGTATGACGACAGTGGGGCATCGTTGATGTCCGCTATGTCGGACCAGGTGTACCAGATCTCTCCTTTCAATGAACCCAACGGGGCAGCAGTCGTGGAGGTGAG ACAAGAGCTGTCCCTGGTCGGCACTAAAAGGCCTCCTCTCAGTGAACCAACAGTTCAGCTGCATAAACAGGGGAGTCTTCGTTACCATTTCTCAGGAGAGCTACTCCAGATGCCAATTCCTCTATTAAGGATAAAAAATCCAGATTTACAG CTAACAGAGACGCTGCGGCAATTAGTTGAGAATAACGAGAAAGGAGCCACCAAAGAAGCTATAGCCAAGTTCTTACAAGTGATCCAGCTTTTTCGTGTAGCAACCCTTGATCAAATCGAGTCTTTGTGGCTGCAGTTTGTCAAGGAACTCCCCTACAG gcCCTGGTTCCTGAGTGCCatctgtgctgctggagccactGACACGTTCAGATTCCTGAAGCAAAAAATCCATGACAAGAAGCTGAACATCTGGGAAGCAGCAGTGACTCTCCCTCTCGCCTTCCATTTTGTTACGCCAAACATAAAGACCCTGGAAATTGCCTCA AGTTTTCTGACCTGTCCCCAAATCCAGAAAGTACTGATGCATAGGATAATTGTCTACCTAGGATATGGTAGCATGGTGAATAAATACTGTGCTCACGCTTTACTGTGTCCAAATGAACTTCTTCAG CCACTCCATGACCTTGCTACTGAAGCCACCAGCAGAGGTGATGCCAAAGACATGTCCTTGGCCCTGAAAGCCATGGGCAATGCAGGAGAGCCAGCCAGTATCAAACGCATCCTGAAGTTTTTGCCGACGttttctgcagctgcagcttcaTTACCAAACAGAATTCATGTTGATGCTGTTTTGGCTTTAAGGAAAATTGCAAGAAAAGACCCTGCAAAA GTAAGGGAGCTCACCCTGCAGGTGTTTATGGACAGCACGCTTGCTCCCAACGTCCGAATGGTGGCTTGTGTCGTTCTCTTCGAAACCAAGCCTGCTCTTCCAACAGTAACAGCTCTGGCCACCTCGCTGCTGACAGAGCCCAGCCTGCAAGTAGCCAGTTTTGCATATTCACACATGAAGGCTTTGGCAGCAGGCAGGATCCCACAGCTCCATAAACT ATCTGCTGCTTGCAACGTTGCCATTAAACTCCTGGGCCCCAGGCTTGACAGGCTGAGCTATCGCTACAGCAAGGTCATTCAGATCAGTGACTATTCCT tTCAGTATCAGGCTGGTGCCATTTGGAGGGTCTATCTAATGAACAGTCCCAGCACCATGTTTCCATCTGACATAATCACAAAAGTAAGAGGCTATTATGCAAACACTGCAATGGATATTATTGAG GTGGCTTTCCGGTCACAAGGCCTCACCAAGCTCCTGAGGAAGCAGAACATTCCCTTTGCTGACTATGACACGTACAAGACCCTGAAGGAGCTGGGTAAATCG TTTCTGGGATGGAAAGAACTGCCGCCAGAAGACCCCCTGGTATCTGCTTACATCAAAGTATTTGGTCAAGAGATTGCCTTTGCTGACATTGACAAAGAGGCCATTCAACAGACTATGATG AGTCTAACTGGATCATCAGACTGGCAGCCAGTAGTGAAAAAAGTGGTGGAGGAGGTCCAGAGAGGCATTTCAGGGCGATGGACCCtgccagtgctggtggctgagatGAGGCACATCGTCCCCACCGTCGCTGGGCTGCCCCTGGAGCTCGGGCTGTGCGGGGCCACAGTGGCCCAGGCTGCAGCTGATG TGGATGTAAAGTTATCACCCCCAGTATCTGACAATTTTAAACCCTCACAGTTGTGGGAATCCAAGACGGATATTCATGCTGACATCAGGCCAAA AGCATATTTTCATATGATTGCAATGATGGGGATTAATACACAGTACTTTCAGAGTGGTTTTGAATATCATGCAGAGTTCAGTGCCAACACTACAATGAAATTTGATGCCAGGATAAATATGAAAGAGAAAAATTTGAAGATTGAAACCCTTCCCTGCCATCAAGAGGTTGAGCTCGCAGCTGCGAG GAGTGAAGTTTATGCTATTTCAAGGAACATGGAAGAGGTAAATTCTGAAAAGAAATCCCAGATTTTCCCCAAAGGAGAAATACCAAGTATCTCTGACCAGGAGTCAACAGAAGGATCATCAAAACCTGGTGGCTGGAAG CAAAGCAGCATGCCTAATGCAATATCCAAAGGATACCAGAAAGGTCCAGAAGAGATACGTCACAACAATGCAGGAAGAAGATTTCACACACGCAGGTTCTGTAAAAAATTTGAAAGTTTGGGATGCTCTACTTGTCTCAGCCTTAAATCACAAAATTCTGCTTCCTTAAGAAATACCTATCTGCATGAATTATATGAAGAATTTGaagccaaaataattttaaagccaG TTCGTACAGATGCTGACATTGACAAAATACAGCTGGAGGTTCAAGCAGGACCCAAAGCAGCTTCAAAAATAATTGAGGTATCAAGCTCAGGGTCAAAGGAAGAGGGAGAGGCAGCTCCATACGAGGACATTCAAGCTAAACTGAAGAAGATTCTAGGCATTGAAGAGGTGCTCATG GCTGCAAATAAGACACGGCGCCGCACAAAACGGATTAACCGAGAGTACAACACTGAACACACAGGCCTGtgggcagagcccagcacacCCCACCTCTCcagctcatcctcctcctctgctgcttCCTCTGCTGAGGGCAGAGAGCCTGGAGATCATCACAGGAAGGATGAGAGAAGGCAGTCTGGGCAGCagcgtggcagcaggagcagcagtgggagctctgctggcagcacagcatgcagcagcagcagcagccaggaggacCACTCTGGGGACAGGCactgcagtggggacagggaaTATTCCAACCAACAG GCAAACCCACCTGTTTACCAGCTTTTGTTTAAGCCAGTGGATGAACAG GACACAGGAGGGGAAATCCTGAACATCAgcatcagctcttcttcttcctcaGCTAGTGATGAAGATTTCTCCAGAGCCATATCTCAG CCTGAATTCCTGGGAGACAGAAAGCCACCAATACTGGCTGCAGTTCTTCGTGCCATCTACAGAAACAAGCAGCCAACAGGATTTCAGCTTGTCCTGTACACTGACACACAGCCCAAGAGGTGGAGAATACAGATGTTTGGTTCAAGCATCACAGGACCAAGCAGATGGAAACTCTGTGCTGATGCTTCAGTAATAAATTACCGAAAAATATCA GGCTCTCTTAAATGGGGTAAAAATTGCCAGGACTACCAGATTGCTACTCAGATTGCAGCAGGGCAATTTGCTGCTTACCCAGCTATgcagatgaagctggagtggCTGAAAGTGCCTTCAATAATCCGAACTACTGCAAGATG GTTTTACTCATTTCTCCCAGGAGCTGCCTATTTGCTTGGGTTTTCCCAAAGGCAACAGCTTAGTCCCTCTCACCAGGCAACCTTGGTTATGGCTTTGACATCCCCAAGAACCTGTGATGTTGTCTTTAAGTTGCCAGAG CTCACAATTTACGACACAGCCATCAGTCTGCCCCTGCCAGTCCCTTCACATCCGGGCACAGCCATCTCAGCATCACCATCCTCTGGCTGGAAGGGCTTTTCCCAAGCAACATTTTCACTCATTGAAAGTCTTAAAG GTCATTGTACAGTTTTCCAAAATAAGATCACAACTTTCAATGGTGTTGAATTTAACTATTCAATGCCGGTAAAGTGCTACCATGTCTTGGTGCAGGACTGTAGTCCAGAGCTTAAATTCCTGGTGACGGTGAAAAGACTTGAAGAGGCTGCTGACCTTATAGCAGTAAATGTCAGAGTCGCCAGCCA TGAGATTGACATGTATGTTTCCAATGGACTCATCCAGTTGAAGATTAATGGTGTCCAAGCCCCAAAAGATTTTCCATACACATCTAATACTG CTGCAAGCATGCTGCTCAGCAGTGAAAAGAAAGGACTGACACTAAAGGCCCCAGATTATGGCATAGATAAAATATACTATGATGGGCACAGACTTGAG ATTCAAGTTGCTTTCTGGATGGCTGGAAAAACGTGTGGCATTTGTGGAAAATATGATGCTGAGATAGAAAGAGAATATCAAACACCCAGTGGATATTTAGCTAAAGATGCTGTGAGTTTTGGTCACTCTTGGATTGTCTCAGAAGACCCCTGTACTGGAG CTTGTAAACTGCAGCATAAACTTGTCAAAAGTGAGAAGCCACTTTCATTTGAGAAGGCAGCAGAAAAATGTTTCTCCGTGGAGCCAGTCCTTCGCTGTGTGAAAGGCTGCTCAGCAACCCAGACTGTTTCCGTGTCCGTGGGCTTCCACTGCGTTCCAGCCG ACTCCGCTCTCAGCCTGGACGGGCAGCTTCGGCTGGACCAGAAATCCGAGGATGTCGTGAGCTCGGTGTCCGCTCACACGGCGTGTTCgtgccagcagcagtgcccgGCCTga